The Dehalococcoidales bacterium genome contains the following window.
CAGGTTTTTTCACTTTATGACCTCCCATTCACTATTTGATGAAGCACCTTTAATAATACATGCCTCTTTTACCTAGCCGATAAAATAAAAAGGCGACGCCGGCAACGCCGAGTCCCCACCAGAGGTGGACCATCCAGCTCGACCAAGTAAAGCCAACCGAGAATTCACCAACCATACTCCAATCACTGGCATTGGACGCACCATCCACAGCCCTTATTCTCCAGTAATAAGGTTCAGCCGCCGATCTTGAGGCTAGAGCTTCAGATTTAGTAAGGATGTATTCCGATTCAGTGATTTTCAGCTTTGTTAATAAAATGGATTCTAGACTAAAATCATCATTCGTTGCGATCTGAAGATCGTAGGTAACACCGCTATCATCATCTACGTCCACCCAATCGAATTGCGTCCGTGTGCTAGCCCTAGTACACATTTGTGGGGATATTAGCTGGGGTATGGCTGGTGCTGTAGACTCCATGTATAAGGTAGCTTCGGCGGAATTCTGGCCATCGCTGGCAGTAATATTATGCGCTCCTGCTGCAATCTCTGGAATATTGAAGACGGCGATGAAACTTCCGCTGGTGTCACTGGTGGTAGCTGCTATGGTCATATTTGTATCGATATTCGTGATAAGGATCTCCGTGTTGGGCTTGAACCCAAGTCCGCTGATAGTGATACTCTGTCCGACATACCCGGGTGAATCGACGCTGGTAACAGGGCTGGCATTAATCCGCGTGCCTATCTCAACAGTAAGTTCGGTATTAGCTTCATTACGATCATCATCCTCAGCTTCAATTCTATAAAAACCTTCAACTATATCAGGTATGACCAGGTCAACCGTAAAACTGCCATCACGTCCTGTCTTGGCAGAAGCCACTACATGACCATTAAGAAAAACCTCCACATGCACTCTGTTACCAAAACCATTACCGCTGACCTTAACCTGATTACCAGATGATGCAGTGTTCGGTATAACCTTTATCTCCGGCTCAACGGTGAAGATCTCTTCTACCTCGCTAAGGGTCTCATCCTGAATAGTGACAATGTGTTTTCCAGCAATACTCGGCGGAATAGCAACCGTACAGTCAAACCGGCCGCGGCTGTCGGTTTCAGAGTCACCACTTTCAATATCCACCTCATCACCGTCATACAATACGGTAATGTCTTCCCGCGCACCAAAATATTCACCACTGACATCAACCTCAGTACCAACTGCTCCGCTCTTGGGGCTAAAATTGGTGATTTCACCCCCTGACACCGTGAATTGCTCTACAGACCTTATTCTTTTTTCATTCTCATAAGTGACGCAGATACAATAAACACCACCACGAACGTCTTCACGAGGGCTCCCGTCTGTCAGTTCAGGAGGTACGTTAAAACGGACGCCGAAATTACCTCTGGTATCAATTAAAATGCCGCTTTTTACCAGTTCATAGATAACTATATTATTGTCAATATTATCTCCGACAACAGCTAATTCAGAAGTGAAATAAATATCAATATAGCGATAAAACGGCGGTTCGGCCGACGGATCACTGGGTGGCCAGTTTTCGCCATCAATATCAATCGTATCCCCAATTCTACCTTCGTCCGGGGAGCACTCGATGTCTCTAACGGCTAGAGCAGGGTGGGCAGGTGTGAGGACGAACACGAATGAAAGTATTGCCCCAATTAAGAAAGACAGTAAACATTCCCTACCCTTCATCCTGATAGCCCTCCCG
Protein-coding sequences here:
- a CDS encoding IPT/TIG domain-containing protein encodes the protein MTFGRAIRMKGRECLLSFLIGAILSFVFVLTPAHPALAVRDIECSPDEGRIGDTIDIDGENWPPSDPSAEPPFYRYIDIYFTSELAVVGDNIDNNIVIYELVKSGILIDTRGNFGVRFNVPPELTDGSPREDVRGGVYCICVTYENEKRIRSVEQFTVSGGEITNFSPKSGAVGTEVDVSGEYFGAREDITVLYDGDEVDIESGDSETDSRGRFDCTVAIPPSIAGKHIVTIQDETLSEVEEIFTVEPEIKVIPNTASSGNQVKVSGNGFGNRVHVEVFLNGHVVASAKTGRDGSFTVDLVIPDIVEGFYRIEAEDDDRNEANTELTVEIGTRINASPVTSVDSPGYVGQSITISGLGFKPNTEILITNIDTNMTIAATTSDTSGSFIAVFNIPEIAAGAHNITASDGQNSAEATLYMESTAPAIPQLISPQMCTRASTRTQFDWVDVDDDSGVTYDLQIATNDDFSLESILLTKLKITESEYILTKSEALASRSAAEPYYWRIRAVDGASNASDWSMVGEFSVGFTWSSWMVHLWWGLGVAGVAFLFYRLGKRGMYY